DNA from Sphingomonas sp. R1:
AAGGCTGGCTGGCCGAAATGCTGGCGCCCGACAGCGGCACGCCGCTGCCCGAGGCGGCGGGGCTATACTGGGATTACAAGGAGCTCGCGCCCGCCGGAGCGGAAGGGGACGCGCTGGCCTTGCGCCTCGCCGCACGGCTGGAAGATGCCGGGCTCTATCCGCGCGCGGCGGAGCTGCTGCAATATCAGCTGATTCAGCGCCGGCAGGACGTGGCACAGGGCCCGCTATCGGTGAAGGTCGCGACGCTGTTCATCCTTTCCGGCGATCCGGTGAAGGCGCTCGATACGCTGCGCGCCTCCGAACAACCGAGCTATTCGGACGCGATGCGCTTCGATCGCAAGCGGATCGAGGCGGTGGCGCTGTACAAGCTTGGCCGCGAGGCTGCGGCGATGGCCGCGCTGGACGGCGTGCCGGGCGGCGCGGGCGTACGCAGCGAGATTCACTGGCGCACGCGCAATTGGGGATCCTTCGTCACCGAGAACGAAGCGACCCTGCCCGCCCCCGGCGCGCTCACCCCGCCGGCCCAGGCAATCGTGCTGCGCCAGGCGGTAGCGCTGGCGATGCTCAACCAGGAAGCCAAGCTGCAGGCACTGCGCACCCGCTATGCCTCGGCCTTCAAGCCGTTGCCGAGCGCCCAGGCCTTCGATCTGCTCACCCAGCCCGCCCAGGCGATCGACCCCGCCCGGATCAGCAAGGCGATGGCGGCGATCCCCGCCGCCAGCCCGACCGGGATGATCGGCGACCTGCTGGACGTGACTACAGGCTGAAACGCAGCGTCGCGCGCAGGTCACGGCCTGCGAGCGGCGCGTAATCCTTCAGATAGCTGCTGGCGCGGCGGGCATCGACGTCGAACAGGTTGTTCGCCGACAGGGTCAGCGTCGTGCCCGGCATGGCCGGGAACGGCTTGAGGCTCAGCGTCGCGTTGACCATCGTGTAGGGCGCGGTACGCGTCTCGAATGCGGCAGTGCGGTTCTGGACGAACACATGCTCCGCCTCCAGCCGGCCGGTAACCCGGTCCGACTGCGCCTCGATCCCGCCGAGCACGCGCGGGGCGGGGATGCGCGGCGCCGGCCCCTGATCGACGATGTTGGCGCGGACATAATCGCCCAGGGCATCGAGATTGATCGTGGTACCGCCCAGTTGCGCCAGCCGGACCGAGCCCTCGGCCTCGAAGCCATAATAGCGCGCATCGCGCTGGGTGAACTGGAAGCAGGGCAGGTCCACCGTCCGCCCGCTCGGCGCGGCAGCCGCGGCGCAGACCGCAGGATCGGTCTCGGCATCGCTGATATAATTGGAGAACCAGTTGTAATAGGCCGAGGCATCGAAACTGTACCCGTCGCCATGCGCGTGCAGCGTCGCTTCCAGGCCCCAGCTCTTCTCCAGCCGGAAGCCCGGGTTGCCTAGCTCATAGGCCTCGGTGCCGGCATGGGCGCCGTTGGCGAACAGCTCCTCGGCCGAGGGGGCACGCTCCGTATGCGAGAGGTTCAGACCGATCCGTACGTCACGGCTCACGCCATAGGAAGCGCCGACCGAGCCCGACAGCGCCTCGAAATGCCGCGATCCGTTGAAGAAGCGCAGATCGCCCTGCACGGGATCGGCGGACAGATCGGTGAACTCGTAGCGCAGCCCCGCCTCCGCCTTGAGCGCGCCCATGTCGAGCTGCTGCAGCGTGAACAGGCCGATTTGTTCGGTCTTGTTCTTGGGCAGGAAGGCTTCGTCGCCCACCACGTCGAAATCGCGGGCGAAATACTGCACGCCGCTCGCCCCCTTCCAGACGCCGCGATCGGCCTGGACGAGCTCGAGCCGGCCCTCCAGCCCCTTGTTGTAGAAGGCCGTGCCCACGCCGCCATCGGGCTCAAGTTCGAAATGGCGATACGCCGCATAGCCGGCGCGCAGGCGCAGCTTCTGCAGGATACCGCCGCCGGTATCGGCCTCGGCGCGCAGGTCGATCCGGTTCTGCACCACGCTCAGTCGCGGCGCCTCCTGCTCCTGGCCCGCCTCGGTCGCAAAGCGGATCGGCACGCCGTAGAGGCTGTCATAATGGCTATAGGCGATACCGAGCGTGCCGGTATCGGTGACGATCGCCGCCCCCGCCCCGGCCGTCCAGGTCTTGGCGGCGGTGTTGGGCAGGCGGTTACGCACTGCGGCGTTGGCGGCGAAGTCGATCGGATCCTCCGCAGCCGGGTCGGCCGGGAGCGCCGCGCTGGCCAACGCTTCACGACGCTTGGCCGCCGTCAGCGCATAGCCGCCGATCTTGAGGTCGTCCGACTTGGAATAGGCGCCATCCGCATGCAGGACCAGGTGGCTGCCCACCGCTACGTCCCCCGCCCCGCCAACCGAACGCTCGTTGGCCGCGGAGCCATAGGTGGCGATGCTGCTCAGCCGATAGCCCTTCTCCGGCACGGTGCGTGGGATGCGGCTGTCGATCACATTGACGACGCCGCCCATTGCCGATGATCCGAACAGCAGCGCCGACGGTCCGCGAAGCACCTCGACGCGCTCGGCCAGCAGCGGGTCGATGATCACCGCATGATCGGCCGAGGTGTTGGACACATCGATGGACCCGATACCGTCGGTCAGGATACGGACGCGCTCGCCCTGGAAGCCGCGCAGGATCGGCCGCGACGCGCTCGGGCCGAACGAGCTGGCGGACACGCCCGGCTGGCGGGCCAGCGTCTCGCCGATGGTCGGGCGGAGGCTGCGGGTCAATTCCTCGCCGGTGACGACGGAGGTGCCGGAGAGCACGTCAGTCTCACTCTGCCGATAGGGGGCCGATACGATGATGTTCGCGCCCTGCTGCGCCTGCGCCGGATCGCTCTTCGCCTGCGCCGGCGCGTCGCTCGCCAGGACAACTCGATCGGGATCGGCCCAGGCGGACACGGGCAGCAGAGCAAGCGAGCAGGAGGCGAGGAGTACGCGACGCGACATCAGGTTTCCGCTTTCTGAAGGGAAGATGGCGCGAGGATGTACCGGGTATGTTATATGGTATCAACAATTTTTTGCTGCGCCGCCAAAGAGATCGGCGCGGGGATGCCGAGGAGGGATACCAAGTCGCAAGATGGGGGTCGAAGGGTCCTTCTCTTATCTGAGTGAGGCGAAAATAGCGTTCTTTATCTGCGTCGTTGCAGCACAACGTTACAGAAAGTGGTCCGGGGAGCCGGAATGGATTTCCCGCGTTCATCCCCAGCGGCACAATGCAGGTTCAGGCCTGCATTGAGGATCGATAGCGACGACGTTCACAAGGCCGGGTGCACCGCTTTCTCGCTCGCGCAACGAGATGCCAAGCCCTTGTGTCATTTTGGGATTCTATGGTTGCATTGCGTCATGCCACCATCTGCCTCTCCGGGAGTTTGGGTAGGGCCGGCCTACCGGTGCTTACCTAAGTTGAGGGGATACTATGCGCACTAAAGCTATCGCGCTGCTCGCTGCCGCAACGGCCGCTGTTGCAGTTCCAACGGCCGCCTCGGCGGCAACCATCGTCGGCACGCTCGCTGGCGCGCTGTTCGGCGTCACCAGCTCGACTCCCGTAATCGGCGCTGGCACCACCTTCGGCAGCGCGGTCAGCCTGGTCTCGAGCACCACGGGTGACTTCGGCGTCGTTCCGAACTTCACCTTCGCCAATGTCAGCAACGTCACGGCGTCGAGCGGTTCGCCGATCACGCTGAGCAGCAGCTTCGGCAACTTCACCGGCACGGTGACCTCGGTCAACGCCTCCGGTCTGAGCGGCGTCGTTTCGTTCTACACGCTCGGCACCTTCACCCCGGCTGGTTCGCTCAGCGCGTTCACGACCGGCCCGGCGTCGCTTACCTTCAGCTTCACCCAGACCGGCGGCGCCAATTCCGCGGTCTCGGGCAGCTACTCGCTGTCGTCGCCGCCGTCGGGCGTGCCGGAACCGGCTGCCTGGGGCATGCTGATTGCGGGTGCCGGCATGGCCGGTGCGGCCGTTCGCCGTCGCCGCAGCCCCCGGGTTACGTACGCCTAAGACGCGACGTACCTCGCACGAACAGGGCGGCCCCGCCGGGGTCGCCCTTTTTTGTGCCACCCGTTGCTCGCGGCGCACGGCTCGTCCGGCCGAGGCGGAAGTAGACTTTCCGGCCAGCACAACCCGCCGATGGTCGGCAAGGCACCCTGCCAAGCGATCGACGTGCCCGCGTCAGCCTCGCCTCGGGTCCCCCATGACCAGGATAGTGCCCCCCCAATGCCCGGACGCACGTCGAGGCCCGGCAAAAACCAAGCGGGTTTCTGCGACGTCATACTCTTCAAGATTGTTGGGCTTCCAGAGAGGCGGTGGTGGGTCCGCCGGGATTCGAACCCGGGACCTCTCGATTAAAAGTCGCTTGCTCTACCGACTGAGCTACGGACCCACATCGCGCCACCTAGGCGCAGGGGCGCCGCCGGTCAACCGCGTGCAGTAACGGAAGTGTCTTCCGGTGCGTCACCGGGTCGCGCCAGTTCGGGGCGATCTCGGCCAGCGGGGCCAGCACGAAGCGGCGATCGCGATACTGGCGATGGGGCACGGTCAGATCGCGACCCCGCCAGCAGCCGCCCGACCATAGCACGATGTCGAGGTCGATCACACGCGCTCCCCAACGCTGCCCGCGGCGGCGGCCGAAGGCGCGCTCGATTGCCTTAAGGCGCCGCAGCAGCGCCTCTGGCGTCTCGTCGCTCTCGATCCAGGCGACCGCATTGGCGAAACGGCGGATCGAGGGTCCCAGCGGCGGTGTCTCGTGGATCCGCGACGCCGTGCGCACGCCACCGATCGCCGCGAGTGCGGCCGCGACTTCGCGCCGGGGACTGCCGTGGCGACCGCGGCGGTTGGACCCGAGGGCGACGATGTAGCTTGTGAGCGGCACGCTGCCGCGCCTATCGCGGTCCCATGTATCCGCCAAGCCCAGAACCCGATCGCGACTGCCCGCTTTGTCCCAGGCTGGTGGCGCTTCGCACCCAGATGCGCATCGAGCAGCCCGAATGGTGGAACGCGCCGGTACCTGCCCTGGGCGAGGAAGGGGCGCCGATCGCCATCGTGGGCCTGGCCCCCGGCAGGCTGGGCGCCAACCGCACCGGCCAGGCCTTCACCGGTGACGATTCGGGGACGCTGCTGTTCGCGGTATTGGAGAAGCTGGGACTGGCCGACGGAGGCGTGCCGCGCGGCGTGCACATCCTCAATGCGGTGCGCTGCCTGCCGCCCGACAATCGCCCAATGCCCGCGGAAATCCATGCCTGCCGCCCGTTCCTGGCCGGCCAGCTGCGATCGCCGATCGTCGTTGCGCTGGGCGAAATCGCGCACCAGTCGGCGGTGAAGGCGCTGGGCGGCAAATTGCCCAAGGCGCGCTTCGCCCATGGCGCCGAGCACCATCTGCCGAAGGGACAGGTGGTGCTCGATAGCTACCATGTGTCGCGCTACAATCAGAACATCGGCCGGCTGACCGAGCCGATGCTCACCGCCGTATTCGAACGCGCGCTCGCGCTCAGAGATATTTGACGAGGCTGAGGCTG
Protein-coding regions in this window:
- a CDS encoding TonB-dependent receptor gives rise to the protein MSRRVLLASCSLALLPVSAWADPDRVVLASDAPAQAKSDPAQAQQGANIIVSAPYRQSETDVLSGTSVVTGEELTRSLRPTIGETLARQPGVSASSFGPSASRPILRGFQGERVRILTDGIGSIDVSNTSADHAVIIDPLLAERVEVLRGPSALLFGSSAMGGVVNVIDSRIPRTVPEKGYRLSSIATYGSAANERSVGGAGDVAVGSHLVLHADGAYSKSDDLKIGGYALTAAKRREALASAALPADPAAEDPIDFAANAAVRNRLPNTAAKTWTAGAGAAIVTDTGTLGIAYSHYDSLYGVPIRFATEAGQEQEAPRLSVVQNRIDLRAEADTGGGILQKLRLRAGYAAYRHFELEPDGGVGTAFYNKGLEGRLELVQADRGVWKGASGVQYFARDFDVVGDEAFLPKNKTEQIGLFTLQQLDMGALKAEAGLRYEFTDLSADPVQGDLRFFNGSRHFEALSGSVGASYGVSRDVRIGLNLSHTERAPSAEELFANGAHAGTEAYELGNPGFRLEKSWGLEATLHAHGDGYSFDASAYYNWFSNYISDAETDPAVCAAAAAPSGRTVDLPCFQFTQRDARYYGFEAEGSVRLAQLGGTTINLDALGDYVRANIVDQGPAPRIPAPRVLGGIEAQSDRVTGRLEAEHVFVQNRTAAFETRTAPYTMVNATLSLKPFPAMPGTTLTLSANNLFDVDARRASSYLKDYAPLAGRDLRATLRFSL
- a CDS encoding PEPxxWA-CTERM sorting domain-containing protein; the encoded protein is MRTKAIALLAAATAAVAVPTAASAATIVGTLAGALFGVTSSTPVIGAGTTFGSAVSLVSSTTGDFGVVPNFTFANVSNVTASSGSPITLSSSFGNFTGTVTSVNASGLSGVVSFYTLGTFTPAGSLSAFTTGPASLTFSFTQTGGANSAVSGSYSLSSPPSGVPEPAAWGMLIAGAGMAGAAVRRRRSPRVTYA
- the folK gene encoding 2-amino-4-hydroxy-6-hydroxymethyldihydropteridine diphosphokinase, which produces MPLTSYIVALGSNRRGRHGSPRREVAAALAAIGGVRTASRIHETPPLGPSIRRFANAVAWIESDETPEALLRRLKAIERAFGRRRGQRWGARVIDLDIVLWSGGCWRGRDLTVPHRQYRDRRFVLAPLAEIAPNWRDPVTHRKTLPLLHAVDRRRPCA
- a CDS encoding uracil-DNA glycosylase family protein; its protein translation is MYPPSPEPDRDCPLCPRLVALRTQMRIEQPEWWNAPVPALGEEGAPIAIVGLAPGRLGANRTGQAFTGDDSGTLLFAVLEKLGLADGGVPRGVHILNAVRCLPPDNRPMPAEIHACRPFLAGQLRSPIVVALGEIAHQSAVKALGGKLPKARFAHGAEHHLPKGQVVLDSYHVSRYNQNIGRLTEPMLTAVFERALALRDI